Proteins encoded together in one Halothermothrix orenii H 168 window:
- a CDS encoding permease — translation MKLKKGDAIILLLFLIFIIISHLTGYQPGIQIEYNFIHFTMSMLKVLPAAFILIGLFEVWVKRETVEKHFGKEAGIRGFIWAILLASTTVGGTYVAFPVAYSLYRKGAQYSIIFTYIGAAALTRIPMTLFEASFLGVKFSLVRLFTSLPLVILSSIWLGNYLDKKNFLLGINKKESTGVECDD, via the coding sequence TTGAAGTTAAAAAAAGGTGATGCTATCATTTTGTTATTATTTCTTATATTTATCATTATATCTCATTTAACAGGTTACCAGCCCGGTATACAAATAGAGTACAACTTTATTCATTTTACAATGAGTATGTTAAAGGTTCTTCCTGCAGCATTTATCTTAATTGGTTTATTTGAGGTCTGGGTTAAAAGGGAGACTGTTGAGAAACACTTTGGTAAAGAAGCAGGTATCAGGGGATTCATCTGGGCAATACTACTTGCCAGTACAACTGTGGGGGGGACTTATGTAGCATTTCCGGTAGCATATTCACTGTATCGTAAAGGTGCACAATATAGCATTATTTTTACCTACATTGGTGCTGCGGCATTAACCCGTATCCCCATGACCTTATTTGAGGCATCTTTTCTTGGTGTTAAATTTAGCCTGGTCAGGTTATTTACCTCCCTCCCGCTGGTTATATTAAGTTCTATCTGGTTAGGAAATTACCTTGACAAAAAGAATTTTTTACTTGGAATTAATAAAAAAGAAAGTACCGGTGTGGAATGTGATGACTAA